A single Alcanivorax borkumensis SK2 DNA region contains:
- the pqiB gene encoding intermembrane transport protein PqiB, whose translation MNQPDTPTSRRRLSAVWLIPLMAAFIGLWLVFSYLSSQGPIITLKLEDAEGINAGKTAIKMRNVQIGVVESVSLSEDLSHTLLSVQMQADTDRMLFSDAQFWVVKPRVGREGISGLSTVLSGAYIELLPGSNGKKTKTFTVKNSPPPEKTGDGLFLKLVSEPGTNINNGDPVSFRSLKVGRVVETQFDRQAKLFRHRLFIEKPYDVLVSESSRFWKVSGIGFQLDARGFQAQLSSLEALLGGGISFSVPDSSMATGAPVEDGHQFELHNSQESARRALYTQTLDYVLLVERSVRGLKAGAPVEYRGIRVGTVEQVPWAFAEQGPNAMTDSPIPVLIRLEPQRVNQQSNIALTTWKEEISHMVNNGLRASLKAGNLLTGSLFVDLAFHQNAPTTDTSATYNSVPVMPSVAGGGLSKLEDQLHALLKTLNELPMKNMADNLNNNLKHLSGVTGRIESLLNDPALNTLPQQISSNLDALDATLQGWQSGGDGYQELQGTLQKLNRLLDSAEPLLDTLNEQPNALIFQRHPTTDPQPRGAQ comes from the coding sequence TTGAACCAACCTGACACGCCCACGTCACGCCGCCGGCTATCTGCGGTCTGGCTGATTCCTCTGATGGCCGCATTCATTGGGCTATGGCTGGTGTTCAGCTACCTTTCCAGCCAGGGGCCGATTATTACGTTGAAGCTGGAAGATGCAGAAGGCATTAATGCCGGCAAAACGGCGATAAAGATGCGTAATGTTCAAATAGGCGTAGTAGAAAGTGTCAGCCTCTCAGAAGACCTGAGCCATACTCTGCTCAGCGTGCAGATGCAGGCCGACACCGACCGCATGCTCTTTAGTGACGCCCAGTTCTGGGTAGTAAAACCCCGGGTAGGGCGTGAGGGCATCAGCGGCTTAAGTACCGTGCTGTCCGGGGCCTATATCGAATTACTGCCCGGCAGTAACGGCAAAAAAACCAAAACCTTTACCGTAAAAAACAGCCCGCCGCCGGAGAAAACGGGCGACGGCCTATTCCTGAAACTGGTCAGCGAGCCAGGCACCAACATCAACAACGGCGACCCGGTCAGCTTCCGCAGCCTGAAAGTAGGCCGCGTGGTCGAAACCCAATTTGATCGCCAAGCCAAACTATTCCGCCACCGTCTCTTTATCGAAAAGCCCTACGATGTATTGGTCAGCGAGAGCAGCCGTTTCTGGAAAGTCTCTGGCATCGGCTTCCAGCTGGATGCCAGGGGCTTTCAAGCCCAGCTCAGCTCGCTAGAAGCGCTGCTTGGTGGAGGCATTTCTTTTTCTGTGCCCGATTCCAGCATGGCCACCGGTGCACCGGTGGAAGATGGCCACCAGTTCGAATTGCATAACAGCCAGGAGAGCGCCCGAAGAGCACTTTATACCCAGACCTTAGACTACGTATTGCTGGTTGAACGCAGTGTGCGCGGGCTCAAAGCAGGCGCCCCCGTGGAATACCGTGGCATCCGCGTTGGCACCGTGGAACAGGTCCCCTGGGCTTTTGCCGAGCAAGGCCCCAACGCCATGACCGACAGCCCGATCCCAGTGCTAATCCGCCTGGAACCGCAACGGGTCAATCAACAATCCAACATCGCGTTAACTACCTGGAAAGAAGAAATCAGCCATATGGTTAACAATGGCCTTCGCGCCAGCCTCAAAGCCGGCAACCTGCTGACGGGCTCTTTATTTGTGGACCTAGCGTTCCACCAAAACGCCCCCACTACGGATACCTCTGCAACCTATAACTCCGTGCCAGTCATGCCATCCGTTGCCGGCGGCGGCTTGAGTAAGTTAGAAGACCAGCTCCATGCGTTGCTAAAAACGCTGAATGAACTGCCCATGAAGAATATGGCAGACAACCTCAATAACAATCTTAAACACTTGTCCGGCGTAACTGGGCGCATTGAATCCTTGCTGAATGACCCTGCGCTCAACACGTTGCCCCAACAAATTTCCAGCAACCTGGATGCACTGGACGCGACTCTACAAGGCTGGCAATCCGGCGGCGATGGCTACCAGGAGTTGCAAGGGACGCTGCAGAAACTGAACCGCTTGCTCGACAGCGCCGAGCCCCTGCTCGACACCTTGAATGAACAGCCCAATGCGCTGATCTTCCAGCGCCACCCAACCACCGACCCCCAACCCCGAGGCGCACAATGA
- a CDS encoding PqiC family protein: MIRLLAIAAILCTLWSCSHAPQPSPPGYVLPSATLSAHSPLTIKVALANYLNRGGIVMQLSDSEIQVARHHRWAEPLATQLHRALEAHMTTGHEQTLTVELTRFQGLQGEDRDAAVISGRWTLAGDNGEVAKGRIQWEAALENGGYANLIRTLDRGWQAVAAEIATTIH; the protein is encoded by the coding sequence ATGATCCGTCTGCTCGCCATCGCCGCTATTCTCTGCACACTGTGGAGCTGCAGCCACGCCCCACAACCATCGCCGCCGGGCTATGTGTTGCCTTCTGCCACGCTATCCGCGCATTCACCACTAACCATTAAGGTGGCGCTGGCTAACTACCTGAACCGGGGTGGAATTGTGATGCAACTCAGCGACAGCGAAATACAGGTGGCCCGCCACCATCGCTGGGCCGAGCCCTTGGCCACGCAGTTACACCGCGCTCTGGAAGCCCACATGACCACCGGTCATGAGCAAACTCTCACCGTGGAACTGACTCGTTTTCAAGGACTGCAAGGCGAAGACAGGGATGCCGCAGTTATTAGCGGGCGATGGACTCTGGCAGGAGACAACGGAGAAGTAGCAAAGGGCCGCATTCAATGGGAAGCCGCCCTGGAGAACGGGGGCTATGCCAACCTGATAAGAACGTTGGATCGGGGCTGGCAGGCCGTGGCGGCAGAGATTGCCACCACCATTCATTGA
- a CDS encoding heme biosynthesis HemY N-terminal domain-containing protein: protein MKKLVLLIIIALVAALALGRWMAADSGYVLIIRDTMSVDTTLGFVVLMALLGAVALVVLTLLGNTAWNLMEPVRATRRWKRKVAERRLRSGFLQLVDGELEKAERLLAAAGEEGDWPLVAWLLAAEAAQEQDKVDVSQQYLEQASADRRGRLVAGLMKARFALDDGHPEQARSELKVLADMAPRNKRILNTYAEVLERQKDWQTLCGLMPRLKRAFGENDQARRERKAWLAWLQETARKPGFNDADSRREELRKLWKDVPVRLKNDPAMVARYAGFLAQLGGGRGALNLVREQLDSQWDDRLPPVLEAIDDISPDDLLQVLEKWLVERPGNAAVLITAGRVALKARLWGKAQGFFEAAANSSQSATALAELARLYRALGDTSKAMSVFDRRLAQLEGDLPALPQPDKSVQ, encoded by the coding sequence ATGAAGAAACTCGTCCTGCTGATTATTATTGCGTTGGTCGCCGCGTTGGCGCTGGGGCGTTGGATGGCAGCGGATTCCGGTTATGTGCTGATTATCCGCGACACCATGTCAGTGGATACCACGCTGGGCTTCGTGGTTCTAATGGCCTTGCTGGGTGCGGTGGCACTGGTGGTGCTGACTTTGCTGGGTAATACGGCCTGGAACCTTATGGAGCCAGTCCGCGCTACCCGTCGCTGGAAAAGAAAGGTGGCTGAACGCCGCTTGCGCAGTGGTTTTCTGCAGTTGGTGGATGGCGAGCTCGAAAAAGCTGAGCGCTTGCTGGCGGCGGCCGGTGAAGAAGGCGACTGGCCATTGGTTGCCTGGTTGTTAGCGGCGGAAGCGGCCCAAGAGCAGGACAAGGTAGATGTTTCGCAGCAGTACCTTGAGCAGGCTAGCGCCGACCGCCGAGGAAGGCTGGTGGCGGGCCTGATGAAAGCCCGCTTTGCACTGGATGATGGTCATCCGGAACAGGCCCGTAGTGAATTGAAGGTGCTGGCGGACATGGCGCCGCGCAACAAACGCATTCTCAATACCTACGCCGAAGTGTTGGAACGCCAGAAAGACTGGCAAACACTGTGCGGCCTGATGCCACGTTTGAAACGCGCCTTTGGTGAAAACGATCAAGCCCGCCGTGAGCGCAAAGCGTGGTTGGCCTGGTTGCAAGAAACCGCCCGTAAACCGGGGTTTAACGATGCCGATAGCCGCCGCGAAGAGCTGCGCAAACTGTGGAAAGACGTGCCGGTTCGTCTGAAAAACGACCCGGCCATGGTGGCCCGTTACGCGGGTTTTTTGGCCCAGCTGGGTGGTGGCCGTGGTGCCCTGAATTTGGTCCGCGAGCAACTGGATAGCCAATGGGATGATCGCTTGCCGCCGGTGCTGGAAGCCATCGACGATATTTCCCCCGATGACCTGTTGCAGGTGCTAGAAAAGTGGCTGGTAGAACGACCCGGCAATGCGGCGGTTTTGATCACCGCTGGCCGTGTTGCGTTGAAGGCGCGCCTGTGGGGTAAGGCTCAAGGTTTCTTTGAGGCTGCGGCGAACTCTAGTCAGAGTGCCACGGCATTGGCTGAGTTAGCGCGGTTGTACCGGGCACTGGGGGATACCAGCAAGGCCATGTCTGTCTTCGACCGACGTTTGGCTCAGCTTGAAGGGGATCTTCCAGCCCTGCCGCAGCCTGATAAAAGCGTGCAGTAG
- a CDS encoding uroporphyrinogen-III C-methyltransferase has translation MTQDRPFFRQTGVSLLAVLLVLVVLVALGAAGWWGWQEFTRLKNEKSGLADQVATVKSELTSQHRQVQAALSDLEKRQAKLAAQMTNDRAALTDIKSGGQRLWLINEARALASLASQRLLLTQDTLAARRLLKAADEVLARLGDPAVLPARKALAMDMEILSGASQVDVQGMVLRLGALRELVVELAVPAEALPSERDQPGVDQGWWQSVIDRMPITVRRHDSAVPLPLSGEQAALVRLTLDGSLQQAQLALMQGRADAYRQAVESAESTLKQWFRGDDPRAAQMQTTLKEMSGAQVAQALPQIGNGLAAIEALKRKEGEA, from the coding sequence ATGACGCAGGATCGTCCTTTTTTCCGCCAAACCGGGGTAAGCCTTCTGGCTGTGCTGCTTGTATTGGTGGTGCTGGTTGCACTTGGCGCTGCTGGCTGGTGGGGGTGGCAGGAGTTTACCCGGCTGAAGAACGAAAAGAGCGGCCTTGCTGATCAGGTGGCGACAGTGAAAAGTGAGCTGACCAGTCAGCATCGCCAAGTACAGGCCGCATTATCTGACTTAGAAAAACGGCAGGCCAAGCTAGCTGCGCAGATGACCAACGACCGCGCAGCCTTGACCGATATAAAAAGCGGTGGGCAGCGACTGTGGTTGATCAATGAGGCCCGGGCACTGGCGAGTCTGGCCAGCCAGAGACTGTTGCTTACCCAAGATACGTTGGCAGCACGCCGTTTGTTAAAGGCCGCAGATGAGGTCTTGGCTCGCCTAGGTGATCCAGCCGTGTTGCCGGCCCGCAAAGCACTGGCCATGGATATGGAAATTCTCAGTGGCGCCAGCCAGGTGGATGTGCAGGGCATGGTGTTGCGTTTGGGCGCGTTGCGAGAGCTGGTAGTCGAACTGGCTGTACCGGCAGAAGCATTGCCATCGGAACGTGACCAGCCGGGAGTGGATCAGGGTTGGTGGCAGAGTGTGATCGACCGGATGCCGATAACCGTGCGCCGCCATGACAGTGCGGTACCTCTGCCATTGTCGGGGGAGCAGGCCGCACTGGTGCGTCTGACTTTGGATGGCAGCCTGCAGCAGGCGCAGCTTGCACTGATGCAGGGGCGTGCTGACGCCTACCGTCAGGCGGTTGAAAGTGCCGAGTCGACACTCAAGCAATGGTTCCGTGGTGACGATCCCCGTGCCGCACAAATGCAGACCACCCTGAAGGAAATGAGCGGCGCCCAAGTGGCCCAAGCGTTGCCGCAGATCGGTAATGGCTTGGCGGCAATTGAAGCTCTCAAGCGCAAGGAGGGCGAGGCATGA
- a CDS encoding uroporphyrinogen-III synthase yields the protein MNDQGRQQRVVVTRPEGQQQRLMGLLVEAGYQPLHQPALVIEPITVDDTMQRTLMELDGYHAVFFASVNAARLALSAMADLWPQWPVGVHWLAVGRATAAELESWHLPATVPQQGFNTEAVLALPCLQQLVEKQILICRGDSGRELLAQTLQSRGARVDALAFYRRKAASPVLIPAETDWVMITSVQGWQAIGGSVPPCCGVVAAGERVADVVRAEHSGDVSVAASAHDEDMLSALVAVATKD from the coding sequence ATGAACGATCAAGGCCGACAGCAACGGGTTGTCGTCACCCGCCCTGAAGGTCAGCAGCAGCGGCTGATGGGCCTGTTGGTTGAGGCAGGGTATCAGCCGCTTCACCAGCCGGCACTGGTTATCGAACCGATAACGGTGGATGACACCATGCAGCGTACCCTGATGGAGCTGGATGGTTATCATGCGGTGTTTTTCGCCAGTGTAAATGCTGCCCGCCTGGCCCTGTCGGCCATGGCTGACCTGTGGCCCCAGTGGCCCGTTGGGGTGCACTGGCTAGCGGTGGGTCGTGCTACTGCAGCAGAGCTGGAAAGCTGGCACTTGCCTGCCACCGTGCCGCAGCAAGGGTTTAATACCGAAGCGGTGCTGGCGTTGCCTTGCCTGCAGCAGCTGGTTGAAAAACAGATTCTGATTTGCCGGGGTGACAGCGGCCGGGAACTGTTGGCGCAAACGCTGCAGTCCCGAGGGGCGAGAGTGGATGCGTTGGCTTTTTATCGCCGAAAGGCCGCAAGCCCAGTTCTAATCCCGGCAGAGACCGACTGGGTTATGATTACCAGCGTACAGGGGTGGCAAGCAATCGGCGGCTCGGTGCCGCCGTGCTGTGGCGTGGTGGCTGCGGGGGAGCGAGTGGCTGACGTGGTGCGCGCTGAGCATTCCGGGGATGTGTCTGTAGCCGCTAGCGCCCACGATGAAGACATGTTGTCTGCCCTTGTTGCGGTCGCCACGAAAGATTAA
- the hemC gene encoding hydroxymethylbilane synthase, with product MSREILRIATRSSPLAIWQAEYVQQRLESLHEGLRVELVRIKTQGDKILDTPLAKIGGKGLFVKELEEAMMDGRADIAVHSMKDVPMELPPGFALPVICEREDPRDAFVSNTFDGLSSLPHGACVGTSSLRRQAQVKANRPDLVVNSLRGNVQTRLGKLDAGNFDAIILAAAGLKRLEMHDRIRYEMPPEESLPAVGQGAVGIECREGDESTIELLSPLSDVDTWDRVVAERAMNRRLEGGCQVPIAGFALLEDGQLWLRGLVAEEDGSRVLRAEGTAPRGQGAELGIDIAEQLLAQGADEILKALYARQ from the coding sequence ATGTCCCGCGAAATCTTGCGTATCGCTACCCGTTCCAGCCCGTTGGCTATTTGGCAGGCCGAGTATGTTCAGCAGCGCCTGGAAAGCCTGCATGAGGGATTGCGCGTGGAGCTGGTGCGGATTAAGACTCAGGGCGACAAGATTCTCGATACCCCGCTGGCAAAGATTGGTGGCAAAGGATTATTCGTCAAAGAGCTGGAAGAGGCGATGATGGATGGGCGCGCGGATATTGCCGTGCATTCCATGAAAGATGTGCCAATGGAATTGCCACCGGGTTTTGCGTTGCCAGTGATTTGTGAGCGTGAAGATCCCCGGGATGCCTTTGTCTCCAACACGTTCGACGGCCTATCTTCGCTGCCCCATGGTGCCTGCGTGGGGACCTCCAGCCTGCGTCGCCAGGCTCAGGTAAAAGCCAATCGCCCGGATTTGGTCGTCAACAGTCTCCGCGGTAATGTGCAGACCCGGCTGGGCAAGCTGGATGCGGGTAACTTCGATGCCATTATCCTTGCCGCCGCGGGCCTTAAGCGCCTGGAAATGCACGATCGCATTCGTTACGAAATGCCTCCGGAAGAATCGCTCCCCGCAGTGGGGCAAGGCGCCGTGGGTATCGAGTGTCGTGAGGGTGATGAGAGCACCATTGAGTTGCTGTCACCGCTGAGTGACGTGGATACTTGGGATCGGGTGGTGGCCGAACGGGCCATGAACCGGCGCCTCGAAGGGGGGTGTCAGGTGCCGATCGCGGGTTTTGCTCTGCTTGAAGATGGCCAGTTGTGGCTACGTGGCTTGGTGGCAGAAGAAGATGGTAGCCGGGTATTGCGCGCAGAAGGAACCGCTCCCCGCGGCCAAGGCGCGGAACTGGGTATCGATATTGCTGAGCAGTTATTGGCCCAGGGCGCGGATGAAATTTTGAAGGCCTTGTACGCTCGCCAATGA